Proteins encoded together in one Oncorhynchus mykiss isolate Arlee chromosome 7, USDA_OmykA_1.1, whole genome shotgun sequence window:
- the LOC110527529 gene encoding insulin-like growth factor-binding protein complex acid labile subunit: protein MQYFFCLLLLMAVYSKSRSSPCEKGCDCHEELKLTTCTNALFTQLPNHIPPSTEHLDLSMNLLTFIPKSSFQMERKLRVLLIKDNNISAVADGAFTQLEFLQKLDLSCNRISSLSESFSLGLNALRELQLSHNHLHTLHSKSFMHLDGLQRLNLTGNAIHNIQVRSFGSMSTLRQLHLEGNHLVSLNNGVFSMLKSLEVLNLQGNQINKTQEGVFTPMTSLALLNLAHNQMSTIYFKTFLSIHTYSTHILLEGNPWDCNCDLQKVFHKLRSVQRLFLDDYYNLSCNAPPELANYRLMDVDTELCIAEVVIVLIITITVMITVLGAIVMAERKRKKKKRGKHWTEQGNLSDSDH from the exons ATGCAGTACTTCTTTTGTCTCCTACTGTTGATGGCGGTTTACTCCAAGTCTCGCAGCAGCCCGTGCGAGAAAGGCTGCGACTGTCACGAGGAACTGAAACTCACCACGTGCACTAACGCCCTCTTTACCCAACTGCCCAACCACATCCCTCCTTCCACGGAACACCTGGACCTATCTATGAACCTTCTAACCTTTATTCCGAAGAGTTCCTTCCAAATGGAACGCAAACTGAGGGTTCTGCTTATAAAGGACAACAACATCAGCGCTGTAGCCGACGGGGCCTTCACCCAGCTAGAGTTCCTTCAGAAGTTGGACCTGAGTTGTAACAG GATCTCGTCCCTGAGCGAGAGCTTCTCCCTGGGCCTGAATGCTCTGAGAGAGCTGCAGCTGAGCCACAACCACCTGCACACCCTGCACAGCAAGAGCTTCATGCACCTGGATGGCCTACAGAGGCTCAACCTTACTGGCAACGCCATCCATAACATCCAG GTGAGGTCCTTTGGCTCCATGTCCACCTTGCGGCAGCTCCACCTGGAGGGCAACCATCTCGTCTCCCTGAACAATGGGGTGTTCTCCATGCTGAAGTCCCTGGAGGTCCTCAACCTGCAGGGGAACCAGATCAACAAGACCCAAGAGGGTGTCTTCACACCCATGACCTCCCTGGCCTTGCTCAACCTAGCCCACAACCAGATGAGCACCATCTACTTCAAGACCTTCCTAAGCATCCACACCTACAGTACCCATATCCTGTTGGAAGGAAACCCCTGGGACTGCAATTGTGACCTGCAGAAAGTGTTCCACAAGCTTAGAAGTGTTCAAAGGCTGTTCTTGGATGATTACTATAATCTTAGCTGTAATGCTCCGCCAGAACTAGCGAACTACAGGTTGATGGATGTGGATACGGAGCTGTGTATCGCCGAGGTGGTTATTGTGCTGATTATCACGATCACCGTGATGATAACAGTGTTGGGGGCCATCGTCATggcggagaggaagagaaagaagaagaagaggggaaaGCATTGGACGGAGCAGGGCAACTTGTCTGACTCAGATCACTAG